The Deinococcus detaillensis genome includes the window ATGGCCCGATGGTGGGAGAAAGCGCGGAAGCTGTATTCGCCGTGATAGCTGCCCTGACCGCTATGGCCGACGCCGCCGAACGCCAAGCGCGGATGCACGAACTGAATCACCGTACCGTTAACCACCAGACTGCCGCTGCTCGTCTGGCGTTCGACTCGTCGTTGTGTCTCAGCGGTTTTCGTGAATAGGTAGAGTGCCAACGGTTTTTCATGGCGTTGGATAAGATCAATGGCTTCATCGAGCGTTTGATAAGTGACGACTGGCAAAACTGGGCCGAAGAGTTCTTGTTGCATCAGCGGCATATCGGGCTGGACGCCGGTCACGAGGGTGGGGGAGATGTACCGCTCGGATTCGTCAAAAACGCCGCCATACGCCAGTTCCGCTCCGGCTTCCTGACTGGCTTTTGTCAGGCCGCGCAGCCGAGTAACGCTCTGAGGATCAATCATCCTGCCGTAGTCGGGGCCGCGCCTCTGCCAGATGGGGCCGCCATACCGGGTTTCGATGGCTTCTCTGAGCCGCTGGGTTAACTCGCTAGCAATGGCCTGATGAGCCAAGACATAATCAGGCGCGATACAGGTTTGTCCAGCGTTCAAGAACTTGCCCCAAACAATGCGCTCGGCGGCCAATTTGAGATCAGCACTTTCATCAACGAGCGCAGGTGATTTGCCGCCGAGTTCGAGGGTGGTACTGGTCAGCGTCTGTGCGGCGGCGCTCAGCACTTTGCGCCCGATAGCCGGACTGCCAGTGAAGAAAATATGATCGAATGGCAGTTCGAGAAGCGCCTCGGCCACGTCTGGGCCGCCCTCTACCACGCTAACTAGACTCGGCGAGAAGGTCGCGGCAATCAGTTCGCTCAGCGCTCTGGCGGTGGCAGGCGCTTTTTCGCTGGGCTTGAGGATGGCCGTATTGCCCGCTGCCAGCGCTCCGATCAGCGGCGTGAGACTGAGATTGACTGGATAATTCCACGGACTCAGAATCAGGGTCACGCCACGCGCTTCCGGCTGCATGGCGCTGCGGCCCCAGCCCAAACCGGCAACTCCGTTGACGTACTGCGGCTGCATCCAGCTTTTCAAATGGCGGCGAGCATACCGAATTTCTTCGAGCAACGGGTGAAGTTCGGTGATTTCCGCTTCGGCCCGGCTCTTGCCCAGGTCTTGTGCCAGAGCGGCGGCCAGTCCCACCCGCCGGCCTTTGACGGCGTCGCTAAGCTGCCGGAGTAGTGCTCGGCGCTCGGCAGCGCTGCTTTGAGCGGCCTTCCAGCGCCGTGCTTGATGCGTCTCGAAGAGCTGATGAAGTTGAGTGAGGTGAGCTGACGTCTCAGATTCAGGAATGGGTGCAATAGGCATCTAGGCTAGCCTCCAAAATAGACGGGGAGAAGTTGAACTCAGTCTAAACGCTCTTCACCTTGCTGAACGCCTTAGATAGACTTCATCCTGACTTTATCTATCCGTGAGGCGGCGCTGAGATTGAAAGTCTTGTTACCTATTGAACAGGGGTCAGTCAGCACATGATGGGGGAGTTCGATGTTTTGTACCTACCAGAAGCAAGCGGAAGGTGTCAATTCGGTGGCGAAACGTGCAACGCTTGCGCCACAAAGAGGTTAATTATGAAAAATACTATGATGTTCGGGATGGGCGTGTTGCTGCTGAGTTCTTGCTCGATGATGGGAATGGGCGCTGGCTCAAAAGACAGCACCATGACCAAAGACGGAGCCGCCATGAAAGACAATGCCATGGCCGATAGCAGCATGGCTGTAAAAACCCCAGTGGTGAACCAGAACACCGCCTCCTACGTCCTCAACCGTCAACCAGCGGCCACCAATATCGCGCCGATGGGCAACGTGGCTGTCACGATGAACGGCGACACGGTGATGACCACCACCAAGCTGACCGGCATGGCCCCTGAAACCTACTACGTGGCTCACTACCATAACCAAGGCACTGTGCCCTCGACTGATCCATGCGCCAGCAACGGCCCGGCGATTTTGCCGAGCATGATGGTTGGCCTCAGCGATAAAGGTGGCAACGTGATCTTGATGGGCAGCGTCGCCAAGAGCGCCATCATGAAAGCCACCTACTACAACGTCCACACGGCCAAAAACGCCGCTGGCGAGCCTGCTGACCCAGGCGTAGCTTGCAGCGCTGTCAAGATGTAAGACTGAGTTTTCGCACCTTCAAAACAGGGTCTGATTTCGGTCAGGCTCTGTTTTGTATTTGGGTCTGCCGTCAAGCCTGCCGCGTGACATAGCTCTGAACCAGATCAATGATCTGTGAGGCAGCAGTTTGGTTTGCCGCTTTGCCCAGCGCTTCTTCGAGCAAGCTGAGTCCCCTGCGGCCTTGCTCAGAGGCAAACTGCTGTGCATAATCGAGGCTGCCGCTTTCCCGAATCCAGTCCAGCACCTGAGCCATCTGTGCCGGGTCTTTGTCCGTTCTGGGGAGCGCCATTTGACTTAGGAAGAAAGCCCGTTGTGTGGCGGGTGCGCCGGAGAGCCAATGCAGCACGATCAAGGTGCGCTTGCCTTCGAGAAGGTCGCCGCCGATTTCTTTGCCGTAGCTGCCTTCGTCTTCCTGCAAATTCAGCACGTCGTCCCTGATCTGGAAGGCCGCGCCCAGCGCTTCCCCGGCGGGCGTAAAGGCGGGGTCGGGGAGTTGTCCGGCGGCCAGCGCTCCCAGCCGCAGGGGAATGACCACTGTGTAATAAGCGGTTTTGAGGCGTACCATCTCCAAGTAATCGGCCTCGGTGAGCTGCCATTCGTGATGGGCCACCCAAGCCAAATCGAGATGCTGGCCCTCAGCCGTGCGGTGAATCATGGTCAGGACTTCCTCGTAAGCCCCTGGCACGCCGGCCTGCTGCACAGCGGCCCACATGTAAGCGTGCAGGGCGTCGCCTGCGTTCAGAGCCAGCGGCACGCCGTGGAGGCGGTGCAGCGCAGGCCGCCCACGGCGCTCTTCGCTGTCGTCTTCGATGTCGTCGTGAATCAGCACCCAATTTTGAAACAGTTCCAGCACCGCGCCGAGCCACAACGCGCTTTGCCACTGCGGGGTGTCTTCCCGCGCTCCGTGCGCTTTGGCGCTCAGCAGCAGCAGTTCGCTGCGTAGGCCTTTGCCGCCGCGCTGAGGGTAGTCGCGCAGCATGGCGTAGAACTGAGCGAGCTCTGGATGCGAGTGGGTACGGTCTGAATCGGTGCTGGGCAGTAGGCCAAAGATAAGGTCGAGCAGATCGGAGCGCATTGGGCATTAGTTTAGCGTGGAGAAGCTCCAACTTGACCGCGCTTCAAAATCCTTTCTAGACCGTAGACCATCAGCTTTCATTGAGCGACCGCTCGGCTTTTCGTTTAATCGGATTGGCGCGGGTCAGCGGCGTTTCGGCCTGCTGGCCTCTCAGGGCCAAGTCGCTGCTGGCCGGCCCCGGCAAGAAGCGGTTGAGCAGCGTCAGTACGTCGGCGCTGAGCTGCGGCGCGAGCGACTGAAACACCCTGAGCAGTTTGGCAGGGCCGCCGATCATCACTTCAGCCTCGCCGCGAATGAGAGCCTGCACGATGCGCTGGGCGGCTTTGTCGGCGTCCAGCGAGATCAGTGGAAGATTATCTAGCGTGGCAAATAAAGCGTATTCGCGGCGGTGCTGCCCCTTGATCTGGGCGTGCCTGGGACTGCCCGTCCGCATCAGACCCGGACAAACGGTGGTCACCAGTACGCCGTCTTGAGCGAGTTCGGCCCGCAGCGCCTGACCCAGACCCACCGCCGCGAACTTGCTAACGCTGTAGCTGCTCAGGTGCGGCACGGCGGCCTTGCCCGCTATGGACGCCACGATCAGCACCCGCCCGCCGCTGGCCCGCAAATACGGCAAAGCCGTGCGCGTCAGGCGCAGCGGCGCAAAGGCGT containing:
- a CDS encoding aldehyde dehydrogenase family protein, which encodes MPIAPIPESETSAHLTQLHQLFETHQARRWKAAQSSAAERRALLRQLSDAVKGRRVGLAAALAQDLGKSRAEAEITELHPLLEEIRYARRHLKSWMQPQYVNGVAGLGWGRSAMQPEARGVTLILSPWNYPVNLSLTPLIGALAAGNTAILKPSEKAPATARALSELIAATFSPSLVSVVEGGPDVAEALLELPFDHIFFTGSPAIGRKVLSAAAQTLTSTTLELGGKSPALVDESADLKLAAERIVWGKFLNAGQTCIAPDYVLAHQAIASELTQRLREAIETRYGGPIWQRRGPDYGRMIDPQSVTRLRGLTKASQEAGAELAYGGVFDESERYISPTLVTGVQPDMPLMQQELFGPVLPVVTYQTLDEAIDLIQRHEKPLALYLFTKTAETQRRVERQTSSGSLVVNGTVIQFVHPRLAFGGVGHSGQGSYHGEYSFRAFSHHRAITREPTLSPVRAMYPPYGRVLPRLTAWALRKISE
- a CDS encoding superoxide dismutase; the encoded protein is MKNTMMFGMGVLLLSSCSMMGMGAGSKDSTMTKDGAAMKDNAMADSSMAVKTPVVNQNTASYVLNRQPAATNIAPMGNVAVTMNGDTVMTTTKLTGMAPETYYVAHYHNQGTVPSTDPCASNGPAILPSMMVGLSDKGGNVILMGSVAKSAIMKATYYNVHTAKNAAGEPADPGVACSAVKM
- a CDS encoding polyprenyl synthetase family protein, giving the protein MRSDLLDLIFGLLPSTDSDRTHSHPELAQFYAMLRDYPQRGGKGLRSELLLLSAKAHGAREDTPQWQSALWLGAVLELFQNWVLIHDDIEDDSEERRGRPALHRLHGVPLALNAGDALHAYMWAAVQQAGVPGAYEEVLTMIHRTAEGQHLDLAWVAHHEWQLTEADYLEMVRLKTAYYTVVIPLRLGALAAGQLPDPAFTPAGEALGAAFQIRDDVLNLQEDEGSYGKEIGGDLLEGKRTLIVLHWLSGAPATQRAFFLSQMALPRTDKDPAQMAQVLDWIRESGSLDYAQQFASEQGRRGLSLLEEALGKAANQTAASQIIDLVQSYVTRQA
- a CDS encoding SDR family NAD(P)-dependent oxidoreductase translates to MKPVSRSTKLNAKTRKRRSGLGGTLLISAAALTAARRLFVAPFSLAGKSVLISGGSRGLGLALGRELLRYGANLTLLARDEAELRRAESDLRARAAALRQISGQTSQVQIVVGDVTQQADLERAVEAAISTYGHLDVVANVAGIIQSGPLDNVTEQEFRDSMEVNAFAPLRLTRTALPYLRASGGRVLIVASIAGKAAVPHLSSYSVSKFAAVGLGQALRAELAQDGVLVTTVCPGLMRTGSPRHAQIKGQHRREYALFATLDNLPLISLDADKAAQRIVQALIRGEAEVMIGGPAKLLRVFQSLAPQLSADVLTLLNRFLPGPASSDLALRGQQAETPLTRANPIKRKAERSLNES